The following coding sequences lie in one Zingiber officinale cultivar Zhangliang chromosome 2B, Zo_v1.1, whole genome shotgun sequence genomic window:
- the LOC122045328 gene encoding pentatricopeptide repeat-containing protein At3g61520, mitochondrial-like: protein MKLVKNPCLRLTALLRCLAFSSSPAAASIAVDCECGVGNRCDVNHLLTEKPSHNASLRHLNYQLRSLLGSVSPGGLSAALSILRGMLSPDSVSPPDAATRSIVFSCLAKRSHPLNEESLALLVKMAKMGFFPSDAFLFTQLINKLCRCGATSGAWDFFHAVKDAGGSIEAPVCNALLTGLATIRDFGRMNLLFSEMKGLGVRPSIVTFGILINHLCKSRCLDDALNVLDAMSSPDSGVSPDTVIFNTLIDGLCKAGRLQDGLSLLDRMKSSHACDPDSVTYNSLINAFCKAAELDMAHELLTRMEKERVAVNVVTLNTFVTGMCRHGMIGNALDFFRKKKVEWPEVKGNAVTYSTLIGAFLHSNNIGKATTLFDEMIKEGVSPDSTTYFTLISGLTQVGKLDDAYSNVLLMRKNGFRVDIKSYNTLISGFCKKKRLDKAFEIHDEMCKTGLRPDIFTYNSLIDAFCKAGDFSKADKFLGEMVHDGYKPNVVTYGILINGYCKAGDLDQAMKIFRSMDVLVVPANLVIYNILIDSYCKNQNVDAAIELFDEMQKQDVLPNATTYTSIFKGLKDHNMSDKALQLMDKMSSQGCKPNYVTMDVLTDWLTAIGEIERLRLFVQRTTSSDMNSGNPDV, encoded by the coding sequence ATGAAGCTGGTGAAGAATCCGTGTTTGCGTTTGACGGCTCTCCTTCGCTGCCTCGCCTTCTCCTCTTCCCCCGCCGCCGCTTCCATCGCCGTCGATTGCGAATGTGGCGTAGGCAACCGGTGCGACGTGAACCACCTCTTAACTGAGAAACCCTCCCACAATGCCTCACTTCGCCACCTTAACTACCAGCTCCGCTCCCTGCTCGGCTCCGTTTCTCCCGGCGGCCTCTCCGCCGCCTTGTCGATCCTCCGCGGGATGCTTTCCCCTGACTCCGTTTCCCCTCCTGACGCCGCCACTCGGTCGATCGTTTTCTCCTGCCTGGCCAAGCGAAGCCATCCCTTGAACGAGGAGTCCCTCGCCCTCCTCGTCAAGATGGCCAAGATGGGGTTTTTCCCGTCCGACGCCTTCCTGTTCACTCAACTCATCAACAAGCTGTGCCGCTGCGGCGCCACCTCTGGGGCCTGGGATTTCTTCCACGCGGTAAAGGATGCTGGCGGCTCGATCGAGGCCCCTGTGTGCAACGCCCTCTTGACTGGCCTCGCTACAATTCGAGACTTCGGAAGGATGAATCTTCTGTTTTCAGAGATGAAAGGCTTGGGCGTGCGCCCCAGCATAGTCACCTTTGGTATACTCATCAATCACCTCTGCAAATCCCGTTGCCTCGACGATGCACTGAACGTGCTTGACGCAATGTCAAGCCCAGATTCGGGAGTGTCCCCTGACACAGTCATTTTTAACACTCTCATCGATGGGCTCTGCAAGGCAGGAAGGCTTCAGGATGGTCTCTCCTTGCTTGATAGGATGAAATCAAGCCATGCTTGTGATCCTGACAGTGTGACTTACAACAGCTTGATCAATGCCTTCTGCAAGGCTGCAGAGTTGGACATGGCTCATGAATTGCTTACCAGGATGGAGAAGGAAAGGGTGGCTGTTAATGTGGTTACGCTGAATACATTTGTAACTGGAATGTGCAGGCATGGGATGATCGGAAATGCCCTTGATTTCTTTCGAAAGAAAAAGGTCGAGTGGCCAGAAGTTAAAGGCAATGCTGTCACCTATAGCACCCTTATTGGTGCTTTCCTTCATTCCAACAATATAGGAAAGGCGACGACATTGTTTGATGAGATGATCAAGGAAGGAGTTTCCCCAGATTCTACGACATACTTCACTCTCATCTCTGGGTTGACTCAAGTTGGTAAACTAGATGATGCTTATTCGAATGTGTTGTTGATGAGAAAGAATGGTTTTAGAGTAGACATAAAGAGCTATAACACTTTGATCAGTGGGTTTTGCAAGAAGAAGAGATTGGATAAGGCATTCGAGATACACGACGAAATGTGCAAGACAGGGCTCAGGCCTGATATCTTCACATACAATAGTTTGATTGATGCTTTCTGCAAGGCTGGTGATTTTTCAAAGGCTGATAAATTCCTCGGCGAAATGGTCCATGATGGATACAAACCTAATGTTGTCACTTATGGAATCCTGATCAATGGTTACTGCAAAGCTGGTGATCTTGACCAGGCCATGAAGATCTTCAGGAGCATGGACGTGTTGGTGGTGCCGGCCAACTTGGTTATTTATAACATCCTCATCGATTCTTATTGTAAGAATCAAAATGTTGATGCTGCAATAGAACTCTTCGACGAGATGCAGAAACAAGATGTATTGCCCAATGCCACGACGTACACCTCCATTTTCAAGGGTCTGAAGGACCATAACATGTCTGATAAAGCCTTACAGCTTATGGACAAGATGAGTTCGCAGGGATGCAAACCAAACTATGTGACAATGGATGTTCTCACGGACTGGTTAACTGCGATTGGTGAGATCGAGAGACTGAGACTATTTGTGCAACGGACAACATCTTCTGATATGAACTCTGGCAATCCTGATGTTTAA